One genomic segment of Desulfocapsa sulfexigens DSM 10523 includes these proteins:
- the icmH gene encoding type IVB secretion system protein IcmH/DotU, with translation MALVDCFVELIAYVTYFLNDTPNRPASLEKVKTDISHLIAKSQDSFHKSHLPQEDYDLSRFAVFAWIDEAILSSNWEEKSKWQGEQLQRTYYQTTDGGELFFDKLNQLTPQQGQVREVYYLCLALGFTGRYCNPGDEFLLEQLKNSNLKLIGGTTDLRSFDQKTLFPDAYLQEGATPEKFNDSSRFPIGVVLGATVPVLLYGVLFFIYRFVLDNVGENFISMVQ, from the coding sequence ATGGCACTTGTGGACTGTTTCGTAGAATTAATCGCTTATGTTACCTATTTTCTCAACGATACACCAAATCGGCCCGCCTCACTTGAAAAGGTCAAAACCGACATCAGCCACCTGATCGCCAAAAGTCAGGATAGCTTTCACAAAAGCCATTTACCCCAGGAAGATTATGATCTTTCCCGTTTTGCAGTCTTTGCCTGGATCGATGAGGCCATTCTCAGCTCAAACTGGGAGGAAAAAAGTAAATGGCAGGGGGAACAGCTGCAGCGTACCTACTATCAAACCACCGATGGCGGTGAACTCTTCTTTGACAAGCTGAACCAGCTGACCCCACAACAGGGGCAGGTGCGTGAAGTATACTACCTCTGTCTGGCTCTTGGATTCACTGGCCGCTACTGTAACCCTGGAGATGAGTTTCTTCTGGAACAGCTTAAGAACTCCAATCTGAAACTTATAGGAGGGACAACAGATCTGCGATCATTTGACCAGAAAACGCTTTTTCCCGATGCTTACCTGCAGGAGGGAGCCACCCCTGAAAAATTTAATGATAGCAGTCGGTTTCCAATTGGTGTGGTATTAGGTGCTACGGTTCCTGTGCTACTCTATGGCGTTCTTTTTTTCATTTATCGTTTTGTCCTTGATAATGTCGGTGAAAACTTTATTTCCATGGTGCAGTAA
- the tssK gene encoding type VI secretion system baseplate subunit TssK, protein MERPFFWHQGLFLQPQHFQLQDRYIQSMTMPLQTFLQPHFWGIGNLKIQDAALGNLSLQVLQGQFQFPDGSFISFPENGLIAPRSFSEDWLEGDKPLGILLGLRKWNPGGENVTILSSLDNVSDVATRFVTTTEPEEVQDLYQGGKSAQVKRLHYVLKIFWDSEEDQLGDYELIPLARILRQGEQIVRSNRFFPPCLSIKASEPLMGLVTEIRDQLASRSHLLEAYKRERGVHTAEFGAQDTIFLLALRSLNRYIPLLFQITEAQTVHPWTVYGLLRQIIGELSSFSETINVLGEHENGTVLVPPYNHRKLHTCFLSAQNVLLRLLDEITAGPEYMLPLIYDGTYFSGELSKSMFDSHNRFYLVLATEQEPNQALQSFAGLAKIGSRETLPLLIARALPGVKVKHMETPPQELPRRRGSLYFQIDHHGDLWQQVQHSNQLAIFWDEAPEDLKAELMVVGRR, encoded by the coding sequence ATGGAACGACCTTTTTTCTGGCATCAGGGACTCTTTCTCCAACCCCAGCACTTTCAACTACAGGACCGTTATATCCAATCCATGACCATGCCCCTGCAGACTTTCCTGCAACCGCATTTCTGGGGTATCGGCAATCTTAAAATCCAGGACGCAGCACTGGGTAACCTCTCCTTGCAAGTTCTCCAGGGACAGTTTCAATTTCCCGATGGCAGCTTTATCTCTTTTCCTGAGAATGGACTGATTGCTCCCCGCTCATTCAGTGAGGATTGGCTGGAAGGCGACAAGCCACTTGGAATTCTTCTAGGACTGCGCAAATGGAATCCTGGTGGCGAGAATGTTACCATCCTCTCCAGTCTTGATAATGTCAGCGATGTGGCCACCCGCTTTGTTACCACTACAGAGCCAGAAGAGGTGCAGGATCTCTATCAGGGTGGAAAAAGTGCCCAGGTTAAACGCCTCCATTACGTCTTGAAAATTTTCTGGGACAGTGAAGAAGACCAGCTGGGAGACTATGAGTTGATTCCCCTTGCCCGTATTCTACGGCAGGGTGAGCAGATTGTACGCTCCAACCGTTTTTTCCCTCCTTGCCTCAGTATCAAGGCAAGCGAACCCCTTATGGGATTAGTTACTGAAATCCGTGACCAGCTCGCCTCCAGATCCCATCTCCTTGAGGCCTACAAGCGTGAACGTGGTGTTCATACGGCAGAATTCGGTGCCCAAGATACAATCTTCCTTCTCGCCCTGCGTTCACTCAACCGATATATTCCTCTCCTCTTTCAGATAACCGAAGCCCAGACTGTCCATCCCTGGACGGTATACGGTCTTCTGCGTCAAATCATCGGTGAACTATCAAGTTTCTCTGAGACAATAAATGTACTTGGAGAACATGAAAACGGCACTGTTCTGGTTCCGCCCTACAATCACCGTAAACTGCACACCTGCTTTCTGTCGGCGCAAAATGTCCTGCTGCGCCTACTGGATGAGATTACAGCCGGCCCCGAATACATGCTGCCGCTCATTTATGATGGTACGTATTTCAGCGGCGAACTCTCAAAATCCATGTTTGATTCTCATAATCGTTTCTATCTCGTTCTGGCAACGGAACAGGAGCCCAATCAAGCTCTGCAGAGCTTTGCCGGTCTGGCCAAGATAGGTTCGCGGGAAACTCTGCCGTTACTTATTGCCAGAGCCCTGCCAGGAGTCAAAGTAAAACATATGGAGACACCACCGCAGGAGCTTCCCCGCAGGCGTGGTTCACTCTATTTTCAAATTGATCATCATGGCGACCTCTGGCAACAGGTGCAGCACAGCAATCAGCTGGCAATTTTCTGGGACGAAGCACCTGAAGATCTTAAGGCTGAACTTATGGTTGTTGGCAGGAGATAA
- the tssJ gene encoding type VI secretion system lipoprotein TssJ — protein sequence MKRYFTLIILLSSLVLLSSCGSKAPAPPPVPQWVYEKDSITMRIKADHLLNLNEGTPHTLMVGIYQLRNKAMFEQLASNSDGIYQLLDCEPFDSSVTSVKRLFIQPEQDLTIVMDRLAGTKHIGLVAGYFVLQKERMVRTINIPVIIDKSYKYAEAGKLNLIVNLGSEQIAAIQTH from the coding sequence TTGAAACGATATTTCACCCTTATCATCCTTCTCTCCAGCCTTGTCCTGTTATCTTCCTGTGGCTCAAAAGCCCCGGCACCTCCTCCGGTTCCGCAGTGGGTCTATGAAAAAGACAGCATCACCATGCGGATAAAGGCGGATCACCTGTTAAATCTGAACGAAGGTACTCCTCATACTCTAATGGTTGGTATATACCAGTTACGTAACAAGGCCATGTTTGAGCAACTGGCTTCTAACAGCGACGGCATTTACCAACTGCTGGACTGTGAACCGTTTGACAGCAGTGTTACTTCCGTCAAACGCCTTTTTATCCAGCCAGAACAGGATTTGACAATTGTCATGGATCGACTTGCTGGGACAAAACATATTGGACTGGTAGCCGGTTACTTTGTATTACAGAAAGAAAGGATGGTACGAACCATCAACATCCCTGTTATTATAGACAAAAGCTATAAATATGCCGAAGCCGGCAAACTCAATCTGATCGTAAACCTGGGTTCCGAACAGATAGCTGCAATCCAAACGCACTGA